DNA sequence from the Sneathiella sp. P13V-1 genome:
GAGAGATTGCTGCAAACGTTGCCATGCTTGATCCTTGCATTAACTTGAACATAGCGGTGAGCGTGAATAAGCCAATAATCCCCAAGGCACCATCAACAGCTGGAAGCAGATTTTGAGCATCTAAGGATGTAGTGAGTATGGCGCCAAACGCGCTGGCTGCACCGATGATAAATAGAAGTAATGCGGAGCGACGTATGGCTTCTTCCAGACATTCTCTTCTTTTGTCAGATGCAATACTTGCCAGCGCGAAAGCCGCGGATAATATCAACGCCCCTTTAGGGGTGGTGAAAAAGTCCACTGCGGGAAAAGATGTGAAATCAACCATCCAGCCAAGGATTAATAGTCCAAATAGTAAGCCAAACGGAAACAGAGCGACTAATGCTGATAGGTCGCCTTTAATATCAGGAGGTGAGGCGTTTTCTGAGCTTATCGGTTTATACTTAAAATTGACCCACAAGATACCAGCGGCCCATACAGGGAACAGAAATACCAATCCGTAAATCAGCAAAGAAGGATCCGTTGCCCCAAGGCCCGTCGCAACGATCAAGGGGCCTGCAGGAAATAGAAGTTTAAATCCGCTATAGGCACCCATCGCGACAATGAGTTTGCGTCTTCCCGCAACGGGAGACAGCGCGGCATAGGCCGTGTCCGGGCAAATCATACCCGCACCGGCAACAGGTGACGTAAAGGCGGCAAGCAACGACGCATCCCCAACGGTTTTTCTGGATAGTACTGCGGACAAGGTAAAGGAGGGGAGCAGGATGAGCGCGAATTCCCCTAACGCATATCCCCATCCGCGATTGAAAGTGCTGACCAGTTCATTGGCTTCCATACCGTTCAGCAGGCCGAGGGATAAAGCTATGACGATAAGCCAGATAACCAGAGGCCAGTCAGGGAGTAATCTGTTTATGTTGATTGATGATAAGTTGGCTGAAGTCATGACGCGAAACCTTTTGTATGCTCATAACATCATGATAGATTTATAGTAGATCCTATAAAAACTATGATTTAGGAGTATTAATCATGAGTTTTTCTCATGGAGAAGATCATCTTCCATCCATTCGGATGTTGCGCGCAGTTGACGCTGTTGTCCGGTTGGGAAGTTTCACCAAAGCGGCGGATGAACTGAACGTCACCCAAGGAGCCATCAGCCGGCAGATACAGGAGCTGGAAAAGCTTTTAGGCGTTCAGTTGTTTACAAGGGAAGGGCCCAAGCTAACGGTGAATGAGGCTGGTCAGGAGTTTGTGAGCCATGCGGCCATTGCCCTTGGAACCATCAGGGAAGGAATGCGGGCCGTCAGGGATCAAGAAAAGGAGAGTTTTGTAACGCTTTCCATGTTGCCGTCGGTCGCGGCCAAATGGTTGGCGCCGCGGCTTGGTAGATTTTCTGCAGAAAACCCTGATATTGACCTTCGGGTAACAGCTTCCCGTAATCTGGTGAATTTTAAAAAAGACGGTGTAGATATAGCTATTCGATATGGCAAGGGTCATTGGCCGCACCTCGATGCAAAGCCTTTGTATAAGGAAAGTGTTTTCCCTGTCTGTTCCCCGAATTTTCTGAAAACCCACGATCTCAAAACTCCATCCGATTTGGCGAAAGTTATGCTTCTGCACGCGGATATTGAGGAGGATTGGCATGCCTGGTTTGCAAAGGCCGGGGCGGAGAATGTGGGCGTGCCGCGTGGGCCCAGACTTGGCGATGATACAACTATCTTGCAAGCCGCAATTGATGGTCATGGGGTTGCGCTGGGCCGTTCGGCCTTGGTGGTTGATGACCTGATGGCTGGGCGATTGGTCATCCCATTCGATATTTGTCTTAGCGCAACCTACAGCTACTGGCTGGTAACGCCAGAAGGTGTAGCGCCAACCGCCCAGATGCAGCAAGTGGAGCGTTGGATTGTGGAGGAGTTTACCAACATGCCCGCGATCAACCCGTCTTTATATGTGCCGCAAGCCAATTAAGTTTTCCGTCCTTCCAGATTATTTTTGATATTGAGAAGGGAGGCAGACGCCTCTTCATCAATGGCGGCGATCATTTTATCTGTGATGGGTTTGGGGCGCGCCGGATTGATGAGGGTACGGGTGTATTTACATTGATTCCCCACCTGTTCGGCGTCGTAGCGGACAATGATCGTTCCGGTGAATGGGGTATGTGTCTCCCCAATCCAGAGCTTGCCTTTCTCCCAATCTGTCACCTTCCAGTTGAGGATCGCTTCGCCTGTTTTCGTGTGCCATTTCTCAAGGAAGGTATCTCCGGTGACCAAAGGTCGATCTTCGCTTTCAATATGGTGAGAGGCAAAAATCCACTCCGGCCAGGAATTGGGATTGCTCACATAATCCAGAACTTCTTCGGGTGCCGCATCGATCAGAATATTGTGGCTGCGTTCAAACTGGTAAGTTTCGCTCATGGGTTTCCTCCTCCGGCTATTATTTTGATTTTTGGTGCCGGTTTAAAAAAGTTGTTACTCAACAACTAAATGCAGGCTAGGGCAGAACTTGAAAACCGTCAACATGGAAAATGCCGCAACTCTGGTTATAGAAAATCACGATCATGTGCATTCACGAAAACTATTCGTAATTCACAAAATCTGTGTTTAACATGACCGCCGACGATTAAATCCAATAACCAATAAACAACAGGAGATGGAATGTTTAGTCATGTAATGGTCGGTGCCGACGACATCGAAAAAGCAAAGACTTTCTATGATGCGATCCTCGGCGCGCTGGGTCATGAACCGGGTGTGGTTGATGAAAAAGGTCGTGTTTTCTACATCACCAAAAAAGGTGTGTTTTCAATCAGCAAGCCAATCGACGGTCAGCCTGCAACTCACGCCAATGGCGGCACAATCGGTTTTGCGGCGGCGTCTACTGAAGATGCGGATAAATTCCACGAAGCAGGCCTCGCCAACGGCGGTACAACATGTGAAGACCCTCCAGGCGTTCGCGAAGGCCGTGTGAGCATGTATCTTGCCTATTTACGCGACCCATCCGGCAACAAAATCTGTGCCCTGCACTATGTGAGATAATCTCTGAGTCCAGAAAATACAGCGCCTCCCGGCTTTCGGGCCGGGAGAAATGGTAGCTATTTTAGTTTTATTATTGGATAGCCGTTTGGAAAGGCATTATCCTTTACTTCAGGCGAGTAAGAAATAACTAGGTATATTTCATCAAATAAATTTTCTACTAGCTCTAATGTGTCTTTAAATTCCATAACATAACGGTATTTAAGGAAAGCTTCG
Encoded proteins:
- the gcvA gene encoding transcriptional regulator GcvA, with translation MSFSHGEDHLPSIRMLRAVDAVVRLGSFTKAADELNVTQGAISRQIQELEKLLGVQLFTREGPKLTVNEAGQEFVSHAAIALGTIREGMRAVRDQEKESFVTLSMLPSVAAKWLAPRLGRFSAENPDIDLRVTASRNLVNFKKDGVDIAIRYGKGHWPHLDAKPLYKESVFPVCSPNFLKTHDLKTPSDLAKVMLLHADIEEDWHAWFAKAGAENVGVPRGPRLGDDTTILQAAIDGHGVALGRSALVVDDLMAGRLVIPFDICLSATYSYWLVTPEGVAPTAQMQQVERWIVEEFTNMPAINPSLYVPQAN
- a CDS encoding VOC family protein, which produces MFSHVMVGADDIEKAKTFYDAILGALGHEPGVVDEKGRVFYITKKGVFSISKPIDGQPATHANGGTIGFAAASTEDADKFHEAGLANGGTTCEDPPGVREGRVSMYLAYLRDPSGNKICALHYVR
- a CDS encoding SRPBCC family protein → MSETYQFERSHNILIDAAPEEVLDYVSNPNSWPEWIFASHHIESEDRPLVTGDTFLEKWHTKTGEAILNWKVTDWEKGKLWIGETHTPFTGTIIVRYDAEQVGNQCKYTRTLINPARPKPITDKMIAAIDEEASASLLNIKNNLEGRKT